The Lycium ferocissimum isolate CSIRO_LF1 chromosome 10, AGI_CSIRO_Lferr_CH_V1, whole genome shotgun sequence genome window below encodes:
- the LOC132035110 gene encoding peroxidase 60-like, producing the protein MSKAKALVVVLFLVVFSGQCYGELRVGFYKGKCGQTDVEGIVRRVVKTWFFTKDKTIAAALLRMQFHDCFVHGCDASILLDGGNSEKKAIANKSVRGYELIDAIKDALEAECQGLVSCADIISMATRDAVLLSGGKWYNVETGRRDGNVSFASNVNLPGPSISVADSINTFAIKKLTPTDMVYLLGGHTVGITHCSLFQDRLYNFNNTGGPDPTMSKWLLFGLRMKCPRGSSFDNIVPLDVMTPSLVDNSFFQQIQRGNGVLQIDQQIALDPLTKDIVKGADFDTKFGEAMVKLGRVEVLTDAQGEVRKSCRAVNKKPFVLGIIN; encoded by the exons aTGTCGAAGGCAAAGGCACTAGTGGTCGTGTTATTTTTGGTCGTATTTTCTGGCCAGTGTTATGGGGAACTCAGAGTTGGATTCTACAAAGGAAAATGTGGGCAGACAGATGTTGAAGGTATTGTTCGAAGGGTTGTAAAAACATGGTTTTTTACAAAGGATAAGACTATTGCAGCTGCTCTTCTTCGTATGCAATTCCATGATTGCTTTGTTCAT GGTTGTGATGCATCAATTCTATTGGATGGAGGCAACAGTGAGAAAAAAGCAATCGCTAATAAAAGTGTCAGGGGATATGAACTCATTGATGCTATTAAAGATGCTTTAGAAGCAGAATGCCAAGGCCTGGTCTCTTGTGCTGACATTATTTCAATGGCAACTAGAGATGCTGTCCTCTTG AGTGGAGGAAAATGGTACAATGTAGAAACAGGACGAAGGGATGGGAATGTTTCCTTTGCATCAAATGTGAATCTTCCTGGTCCTTCCATTTCAGTCGCAGATTCCATCAATACTTTTGCCATCAAAAAGCTTACCCCAACAGACATGGTTTATCTTCTAG GTGGCCACACTGTTGGAATTACTCACTGCTCACTCTTCCAAGATAGGTTATACAACTTCAACAATACAGGTGGTCCTGATCCAACCATGAGCAAATGGCTATTGTTTGGTTTAAGAATGAAATGTCCTAGAGGTTCATCCTTTGACAACATTGTTCCTCTTGATGTGATGACTCCATCTCTGGTAGATAACTCATTTTTTCAGCAAATTCAAAGGGGAAATGGGGTTCTTCAAATTGATCAGCAAATAGCATTGGATCCATTGACAAAAGATATTGTCAAAGGGGCTGATTTTGATACTAAGTTTGGAGAGGCTATGGTGAAATTGGGTAGAGTTGAAGTACTCACTGATGCACAAGGAGAAGTGAGGAAATCATGTAGGGCTGTGAATAAGAAGCCATTCGTTTTAGGGATCATCAATTAG